A genomic segment from Streptosporangium roseum DSM 43021 encodes:
- a CDS encoding ROK family transcriptional regulator → MTQPTPGTPSLLRAINDRAALQALLERGPLTRPEIGALTGLSKPTASQLLARLQEAGLVVLNGIREGLPGRTAEVYRLNPAAAHVAALDVTPAHIDVRVADITGAVIGEHRLPTPGRSAGDVVERVRAALEGAGAPADLRRAVIGVQGAIDPGTGKLGYATSKDMPGWHIPDLVPTLSRGLGLQVAVENNVNLVAQAEQAHGVGHGRQDFVLLWADEGLGSALVLGGRLHRGATGGAGEVGYMPAPGAPTAREAGRYANHGYQALTGGPAVLKILRSYGVRGTASAQAVRNAVQTSQATGKRADDARAGLRDIAARLAIGLASITSVVDPEIIVLTGGTLLAGGETLRELVEHELHALTIPRPPLLLSTVEGNPVLAGALDLALAATRDEVFSSTVPS, encoded by the coding sequence GTGACTCAGCCGACGCCGGGCACCCCAAGCCTGCTGCGTGCGATCAACGACCGCGCCGCCCTGCAGGCACTGCTGGAGCGCGGACCGCTGACCCGCCCGGAGATCGGTGCCCTGACCGGCCTGTCCAAGCCCACAGCATCTCAGTTGCTCGCCCGGCTCCAGGAGGCGGGTCTGGTCGTCCTGAACGGCATCCGCGAGGGACTGCCCGGCCGGACCGCCGAGGTCTACCGGCTCAACCCGGCCGCCGCGCACGTCGCCGCCCTGGACGTCACCCCCGCGCACATCGACGTCAGGGTCGCCGACATCACCGGCGCCGTGATCGGCGAGCACCGGCTGCCCACCCCGGGCCGCTCCGCCGGTGACGTGGTGGAGCGGGTCCGGGCCGCGCTGGAGGGCGCCGGCGCCCCCGCCGACCTGCGGCGCGCGGTCATCGGCGTGCAGGGCGCGATCGACCCGGGCACCGGCAAGCTGGGCTACGCCACCAGCAAGGACATGCCCGGCTGGCACATCCCCGACCTGGTGCCCACCCTCAGCAGGGGGCTCGGCCTCCAGGTCGCCGTCGAGAACAACGTCAACCTCGTCGCCCAGGCCGAGCAGGCGCACGGCGTGGGCCACGGCCGCCAGGACTTCGTGCTGCTCTGGGCCGACGAGGGCCTCGGCTCGGCGCTGGTCCTGGGCGGGCGGCTGCACCGCGGCGCCACCGGGGGCGCCGGCGAGGTCGGCTACATGCCCGCCCCCGGCGCGCCGACCGCCCGCGAGGCGGGGCGTTACGCCAACCACGGCTACCAGGCCCTCACCGGCGGCCCCGCCGTACTCAAGATCCTCAGGTCCTACGGCGTGCGCGGCACCGCCTCCGCCCAGGCCGTGCGGAACGCCGTGCAGACCTCGCAGGCCACCGGGAAGCGCGCCGACGACGCCCGCGCCGGGCTGCGCGACATCGCCGCACGCCTGGCGATCGGCCTGGCCTCGATCACCTCGGTCGTCGACCCGGAGATCATCGTCCTGACCGGCGGCACCCTCCTGGCCGGCGGCGAGACCCTGCGCGAGCTCGTCGAACACGAGCTCCACGCGCTGACCATCCCCCGGCCTCCCCTGCTGCTGTCGACCGTCGAGGGCAACCCCGTCCTCGCCGGGGCGCTCGACCTCGCCCTCGCCGCCACCCGCGACGAGGTCTTCAGCTCCACCGTCCCCTCCTGA
- a CDS encoding ABC transporter substrate-binding protein, giving the protein MHRRFLILATAALTAGALTACTAGNQSAPALGAQPKPSGSASASLPAAAIELWHGFSAPAEVKAFEDAIAGFRQKFPQITVKLVKGVQDDQITQAVRGGKAPDVASSFTTDNVAQWCKSGTFQDLTPVIKQDGIDLSVLPEASRSYTEFDGRRCVMPLLADAYGLYYNKALMKGEQPPKTLSELTELTKKLTVRDADGTIKVAGFIPSFEYYENTASHLAPMVGAKWYNPDGTSAIGSDPAWKQLLQWQKELVDWYGHDKLDKFRKSLGQEWSADHPFYKGKVAMVLDGEWRNAMIANEAKDLDYGTAPLPVADDKPDLYGSGFTAGTVIGVPKGAKNPQAAWELVKYLTTDTTALVTLSNALRNVPTTKASLESPDLKKDANFQTFIDIFAHPRTSTMPSSVNSTFNQEAIQEFMHQWEKGSVKDLDAGLAGVDKRVNDKLKLSGG; this is encoded by the coding sequence GTGCACCGACGCTTTCTCATTCTCGCCACCGCCGCCCTCACGGCCGGGGCACTGACCGCCTGCACCGCGGGCAACCAGAGCGCACCCGCGCTCGGGGCGCAGCCCAAGCCCTCGGGCTCCGCCTCCGCCTCCCTCCCGGCCGCCGCCATCGAGCTGTGGCACGGATTCTCGGCGCCCGCCGAGGTGAAGGCGTTCGAGGACGCCATCGCCGGGTTCCGCCAGAAGTTCCCGCAGATCACCGTCAAGCTGGTCAAGGGAGTCCAGGACGACCAGATCACCCAGGCGGTGCGCGGAGGGAAGGCCCCGGACGTCGCGTCCTCCTTCACCACCGACAACGTCGCCCAGTGGTGCAAGAGCGGAACGTTCCAGGACCTCACCCCGGTGATCAAGCAGGACGGCATCGACCTGTCGGTGCTGCCGGAGGCCTCGCGCTCCTACACCGAGTTCGACGGCAGACGCTGCGTGATGCCGCTGCTCGCCGACGCCTACGGGCTCTACTACAACAAGGCCCTGATGAAGGGCGAGCAGCCGCCCAAGACGCTGTCGGAGCTGACCGAGCTCACCAAGAAGCTCACGGTCCGCGACGCCGACGGGACCATCAAGGTCGCCGGTTTCATCCCGAGCTTCGAGTACTACGAGAACACCGCCTCGCACCTCGCCCCCATGGTCGGCGCCAAGTGGTACAACCCGGACGGCACCTCGGCGATCGGCTCCGACCCGGCCTGGAAGCAGCTCCTGCAGTGGCAGAAGGAGCTCGTCGACTGGTACGGCCACGACAAGCTCGACAAGTTCCGCAAGAGCCTGGGCCAGGAGTGGTCGGCCGACCACCCGTTCTACAAGGGCAAGGTCGCCATGGTGCTCGACGGCGAATGGCGCAACGCCATGATCGCCAATGAGGCCAAGGACCTGGACTACGGCACCGCACCGCTCCCGGTCGCCGACGACAAGCCCGACCTGTACGGCAGCGGCTTCACCGCGGGCACGGTGATCGGCGTGCCCAAGGGCGCCAAGAACCCGCAGGCCGCCTGGGAGCTGGTGAAGTATCTGACCACCGACACCACCGCCCTGGTCACCCTCTCCAACGCCCTGCGCAACGTGCCGACCACCAAGGCCTCGCTGGAGTCGCCGGACCTGAAGAAGGACGCGAACTTCCAGACCTTCATCGACATCTTCGCCCACCCCAGGACCAGCACGATGCCCTCCAGCGTCAACAGCACCTTCAACCAGGAGGCGATCCAGGAGTTCATGCACCAGTGGGAGAAGGGCTCGGTCAAGGACCTCGACGCCGGGCTCGCCGGGGTCGACAAGCGTGTCAACGACAAGCTGAAGCTCTCCGGGGGCTGA
- a CDS encoding carbohydrate ABC transporter permease: MSVTHAAAPPRARREGRKALLWMSPWLVGFAVFFVYPLVATAYFSFHRYDLFTLEFVGLDNYRYFFHDDRAWVSIRNTLWLVVFMVPAQVLFGLAVAQLLTRLKAGAGFFRTVFYLPSLVPLVAGTVSFVFLMNPSGPLNQIIEFFGIAAPDWFGDKDWAKPGLTLLAMWGIGNTMMIFLAALLDVPKHLYEAAAIDGAGGWRQFRSITLPMISPVLMFSTVTGVIYALQYFTQAMIASRVAAGVTDSPGSSFVPGYPEMSTLTLPQWLFHAGFRDFSMGYACVLALLLFAASMIFTLVLLRRFRAFTDDEGGNR; this comes from the coding sequence ATGAGCGTCACCCACGCGGCGGCGCCCCCGCGGGCGCGCCGCGAGGGCCGCAAGGCCCTCCTCTGGATGTCACCCTGGCTGGTCGGGTTCGCGGTCTTCTTCGTCTACCCCCTCGTGGCGACGGCCTACTTCTCCTTCCACCGCTACGACCTGTTCACGCTGGAGTTCGTCGGCCTGGACAACTACCGCTACTTCTTCCATGACGACCGGGCCTGGGTCTCCATCAGGAACACGCTGTGGCTGGTGGTGTTCATGGTCCCCGCGCAGGTGCTCTTCGGCCTGGCCGTGGCCCAGCTCCTCACCCGCCTGAAGGCGGGCGCGGGCTTCTTCCGCACGGTGTTCTACCTGCCGTCGCTGGTGCCGCTGGTGGCCGGGACCGTCTCCTTCGTCTTCCTGATGAACCCCTCCGGACCGCTCAACCAGATCATCGAGTTCTTCGGGATCGCCGCCCCCGACTGGTTCGGCGACAAGGACTGGGCCAAGCCCGGCCTGACCCTGCTGGCCATGTGGGGCATCGGCAACACGATGATGATCTTCCTCGCGGCGCTGCTGGACGTGCCCAAGCACCTGTACGAGGCCGCGGCCATCGACGGGGCGGGCGGGTGGCGGCAGTTCCGGAGCATCACACTGCCGATGATCTCCCCGGTGCTGATGTTCTCCACGGTCACCGGCGTCATCTACGCCCTGCAGTACTTCACCCAGGCGATGATCGCCTCCCGGGTCGCCGCCGGGGTCACCGACTCCCCCGGCAGCAGCTTCGTGCCGGGCTACCCCGAGATGTCCACGCTGACGCTGCCCCAGTGGCTGTTCCACGCGGGCTTCCGCGACTTCAGCATGGGCTACGCCTGCGTGCTGGCGCTGCTGCTGTTCGCGGCCTCCATGATCTTCACCCTCGTCCTGCTCCGCCGGTTCCGCGCGTTCACCGACGACGAAGGAGGCAACCGGTGA
- a CDS encoding carbohydrate ABC transporter permease, giving the protein MTTILATRPPATASPARRTGTRGSRVRRTLYWIATHALAVALSLMFIGPLVFVALTALMTDAQALTGELWPDTWNWGNFAEVFARSHLLGWLGNTFLYAGLGTLFMLLSSVPVAYAMARFRFRGRKLAFLAVITMMMLPPQVIAVPVYLIWARFELTGTLWPLILPMLLGDAFSIFLLRQFLITIPKEYTEAARVDGCSDFRTLVRVILPMARPAIAAVALFQFFYCWNDYYGPLLYAQINEENWTLSLGLASFRALHSVQWNLTMAATLLVMAPVIIVFFFAQKVFIEGVTLTGVKG; this is encoded by the coding sequence GTGACGACCATCCTGGCCACCAGGCCGCCCGCCACCGCCTCCCCCGCCCGCCGTACGGGCACGCGCGGCAGCCGCGTCCGCAGGACGCTGTACTGGATCGCCACCCACGCCCTCGCCGTGGCGCTGTCGCTGATGTTCATCGGCCCGCTGGTGTTCGTGGCGCTGACCGCGCTGATGACCGACGCCCAGGCGCTCACCGGCGAGCTGTGGCCGGACACCTGGAACTGGGGCAACTTCGCCGAGGTGTTCGCCAGGTCGCACCTGCTGGGCTGGCTGGGCAACACGTTCCTGTACGCCGGGCTCGGCACCCTGTTCATGCTGCTGTCGTCGGTCCCGGTGGCCTACGCGATGGCCCGGTTCCGCTTCCGGGGCCGGAAACTGGCCTTCCTGGCGGTCATCACGATGATGATGCTGCCCCCGCAGGTCATCGCCGTCCCCGTCTATCTCATCTGGGCGCGCTTCGAGCTCACCGGCACGCTGTGGCCGCTGATCCTGCCGATGCTGCTCGGCGACGCCTTCTCGATCTTCCTGCTCCGGCAGTTCCTGATCACGATCCCCAAGGAGTACACCGAGGCCGCCCGCGTGGACGGCTGCTCGGACTTCCGGACCCTGGTCAGGGTGATCCTGCCGATGGCACGGCCGGCGATCGCGGCGGTGGCCCTGTTCCAGTTCTTCTACTGCTGGAACGACTACTATGGGCCGCTGCTTTACGCCCAGATCAACGAGGAAAACTGGACGCTCTCCCTCGGGCTGGCGTCCTTCCGGGCACTGCACAGCGTGCAGTGGAACCTCACCATGGCGGCGACCCTGCTCGTCATGGCCCCGGTGATCATCGTGTTCTTCTTCGCCCAGAAGGTATTCATCGAGGGCGTAACGCTGACAGGAGTAAAAGGGTGA
- a CDS encoding 6-phospho-beta-glucosidase, producing MKLAVVGGGSTYTPELIDGFARLRDELPLTEIALVDPDVHRLELVAGMARRMLARAGHPARVVATTSIEEGVAGAQAVLLQLRIGGQAARNVDETLPLECGCVGQETTGAGGLAKALRTVPVVLDIAEKVRRHAPDAWIVDFTNPVGIVTRALLEAGHRAIGLCNVAIGFQRRFAAKLGVAPERISLGHVGLNHLTWERAVHLDGVDVLPRLLESHGEEIAQDIGLTAGLIRRLGVVPSYYLRYFYEHDLVVEEQRSKPSRAAEVAAMEATLLEMYADPSVDTKPELLEKRGGAFYSEAAVALIASLLGDRGDTQVVNLRNDGTLPFLADDAVIEVPARITATGAAALPVDPVEPLFAGLVAHVTAYETLALEAALHGGEQRVSDALLAHPLIGQASLSDDLARRLIDANRQHLPWATT from the coding sequence GTGAAACTCGCCGTTGTCGGGGGCGGCTCGACATATACGCCGGAGCTGATCGACGGATTCGCGCGGCTCCGGGACGAACTCCCCCTCACCGAGATCGCGCTGGTCGACCCGGACGTCCACCGGCTGGAGCTGGTCGCCGGGATGGCCCGGCGGATGCTGGCGCGCGCCGGTCACCCGGCCAGGGTGGTCGCGACCACCTCGATCGAGGAGGGCGTGGCCGGGGCACAGGCCGTCCTGCTCCAGCTGCGCATCGGCGGCCAGGCCGCGCGCAACGTGGACGAGACGCTGCCGCTGGAGTGCGGCTGCGTCGGCCAGGAGACCACCGGCGCGGGCGGCCTGGCCAAGGCGCTGCGCACGGTCCCGGTGGTGCTGGACATCGCCGAGAAGGTCCGCAGGCACGCGCCCGACGCCTGGATCGTCGACTTCACCAACCCGGTGGGCATCGTCACCAGGGCGCTGCTGGAGGCCGGCCACCGGGCCATCGGCCTGTGCAACGTGGCCATCGGCTTCCAGCGCCGCTTCGCCGCGAAGCTGGGGGTCGCGCCGGAGCGGATCTCCCTGGGGCACGTGGGCCTGAACCACCTGACCTGGGAGCGGGCCGTCCACCTGGACGGGGTGGACGTTCTCCCGCGGCTGCTGGAGAGCCACGGCGAGGAGATCGCCCAGGACATCGGCCTGACGGCCGGCCTGATCCGCCGCCTCGGCGTGGTGCCCTCCTACTACCTGCGCTACTTCTACGAGCACGACCTCGTGGTGGAGGAGCAGAGGAGCAAGCCGTCGCGCGCGGCGGAGGTCGCGGCGATGGAGGCGACGCTGCTGGAGATGTACGCCGACCCGTCGGTGGACACCAAGCCCGAACTGCTGGAGAAGCGCGGCGGGGCGTTCTACTCCGAGGCCGCGGTGGCGCTGATCGCCTCGCTGCTCGGCGACCGCGGCGACACCCAGGTGGTCAACCTGCGCAACGACGGCACGCTGCCGTTCCTGGCCGACGACGCGGTCATCGAGGTCCCGGCCAGGATCACCGCCACGGGCGCGGCGGCGCTGCCGGTGGACCCCGTCGAGCCGCTCTTCGCCGGGCTCGTCGCCCACGTCACGGCCTATGAGACGCTGGCGCTGGAGGCGGCCCTGCACGGCGGCGAGCAGCGCGTCTCGGACGCGCTGCTGGCCCACCCGCTGATCGGCCAGGCCTCGCTCTCGGACGACCTGGCCCGGCGTCTCATCGACGCCAACCGTCAGCACCTGCCCTGGGCGACCACGTGA
- a CDS encoding N-acetylglucosamine kinase, translating to MRTVLAVDGGNSKTDVALVGEDGSVLATGRGAAFEPQSAGVGAAIDVIGDAVRLLGPDLVPPFADHVAAYVAGADLPVEEEAIRDEILAREYGRDVVVGNDTFALLRAGASGPAGVAVVCGAGINAVGVSPTGEVARYPALGRLTGDWGGGMGLGEETLWHAVRAEDGRGPATALDRAVREHFGTRTVEEAALAIHFGDLPPFRLHELVPVLMAVAATGDEVARSIVVRMADEVTVLAVVALRRLDLLGTPMEVVLGGGVLTARDPLLSDLIERRFAEQAPQAKLIVADVPPIVGAALLGLDALGAAEEAKTRLRAHYHAMA from the coding sequence GTGAGAACCGTCCTGGCCGTGGACGGCGGCAACAGCAAGACCGACGTCGCGCTGGTCGGCGAGGACGGCTCCGTCCTGGCCACCGGCCGCGGCGCGGCCTTCGAGCCGCAGAGCGCGGGGGTGGGCGCCGCGATCGACGTGATCGGCGACGCCGTACGGCTGCTCGGCCCGGACCTCGTGCCGCCGTTCGCCGACCACGTGGCCGCCTACGTCGCCGGCGCCGACCTGCCGGTCGAGGAGGAGGCCATCCGCGACGAGATCCTCGCCCGCGAGTACGGCCGGGACGTGGTGGTCGGCAACGACACCTTCGCGCTCCTGCGCGCCGGGGCCTCCGGGCCCGCGGGCGTGGCCGTGGTGTGCGGTGCGGGCATCAACGCCGTGGGGGTCTCCCCCACCGGGGAGGTGGCCAGGTATCCGGCCCTGGGCCGGCTCACCGGCGACTGGGGCGGCGGGATGGGGCTGGGTGAGGAGACGCTCTGGCACGCCGTCCGGGCCGAGGACGGCCGGGGCCCGGCCACCGCGCTGGACCGCGCGGTCCGCGAGCACTTCGGCACCCGCACCGTCGAGGAGGCGGCGCTGGCCATCCACTTCGGCGACCTGCCCCCGTTCAGGCTGCACGAGCTGGTGCCGGTGCTGATGGCCGTCGCCGCCACCGGCGACGAGGTGGCCCGCTCGATCGTGGTCCGGATGGCCGACGAGGTCACCGTCCTCGCGGTGGTCGCGCTGCGCCGCCTGGACCTGCTGGGCACCCCGATGGAGGTGGTCCTGGGCGGCGGCGTGCTGACCGCCCGCGACCCGCTGCTGAGCGACCTGATCGAGCGGCGCTTCGCCGAGCAGGCTCCCCAGGCCAAGCTGATCGTCGCCGACGTGCCGCCCATCGTGGGCGCGGCCCTGCTCGGCCTGGACGCCCTCGGCGCCGCCGAGGAGGCCAAGACCCGCCTCCGCGCCCACTACCACGCCATGGCGTGA
- a CDS encoding RNA polymerase sigma factor, with amino-acid sequence MTPAATGGPPSTESARRAVEAVWRIESARIVGALARYTGDFELAEDVAQEAVAEALVTWSRDGAPANPVGWLLATARRRAVDSFRRRSALDERYAMLAGRLAEGETSSGTTAPRDRPDDLPWDPDRIDDDILALMFVACHPVLSPEARVALTLRAVGGLSSEEIARAFLVPVPTLQARITRGKKTIAAAEVPFELPPSEERRERLGGVLSVLYVIFTEGSTATTGDRLLRPDLAYEAIRLARMLVTLLPDEPEVHGLLALFELTAARFPARTGPDGEAVLLEDQDRRLWDRSAIRRGLAAIGRASAVGRGLGPYGLQAAIAACHASASSVPETDWERVVLLYEVLGRVAPSPVVELNRAVAVAMADGPRQALSIVDELVASNGLAGSHLLPSVRGELLARLGRTAEARAELELAARLCRNVRERSVLLRKAAALV; translated from the coding sequence TTGACGCCCGCGGCCACCGGCGGCCCGCCGAGCACCGAGTCGGCGCGGCGGGCCGTCGAGGCCGTCTGGCGGATCGAGTCCGCACGGATCGTCGGGGCGCTGGCCCGCTACACCGGGGACTTCGAGCTCGCCGAGGATGTCGCGCAGGAGGCGGTGGCGGAGGCACTCGTCACCTGGTCGCGCGACGGTGCGCCGGCGAACCCGGTGGGCTGGCTGCTGGCGACCGCGCGGCGGCGCGCCGTCGACTCCTTCCGCCGCCGGTCGGCGCTCGACGAGCGGTACGCCATGCTCGCCGGCCGGCTCGCCGAGGGGGAGACGAGCTCGGGCACGACGGCCCCGCGGGACCGGCCGGACGACCTGCCGTGGGATCCCGACCGGATCGACGACGACATCCTCGCGCTGATGTTCGTGGCCTGCCATCCGGTGCTCTCGCCCGAGGCCCGCGTGGCCTTGACGCTGCGCGCGGTGGGCGGCCTGTCGAGCGAGGAGATCGCCCGGGCGTTCCTCGTGCCGGTGCCGACCCTCCAGGCGCGGATCACACGCGGGAAGAAGACGATCGCCGCGGCGGAAGTGCCGTTCGAGCTGCCGCCGTCCGAGGAACGGCGCGAGCGGCTCGGCGGTGTCCTGAGTGTGCTGTACGTGATCTTCACGGAGGGCTCGACGGCAACGACCGGTGACCGCCTGCTCCGTCCCGATCTCGCCTACGAGGCGATCCGGCTGGCCCGGATGCTGGTCACGTTGCTGCCCGACGAGCCGGAGGTGCACGGGCTGCTCGCCCTGTTCGAGCTCACGGCCGCGCGCTTTCCCGCACGCACCGGGCCCGACGGCGAAGCGGTGCTCCTGGAGGATCAGGACCGGCGCCTGTGGGACCGGTCGGCGATCCGTCGCGGCCTGGCCGCGATCGGCCGGGCCTCGGCTGTCGGACGCGGCCTCGGACCCTACGGACTGCAGGCGGCGATCGCCGCCTGCCACGCGTCGGCGTCCTCGGTGCCGGAGACCGACTGGGAGCGCGTCGTGCTCCTGTACGAGGTGCTCGGCCGCGTGGCCCCGTCACCCGTCGTCGAGCTCAACCGGGCCGTCGCCGTCGCGATGGCGGACGGACCACGGCAGGCGCTGTCCATCGTGGACGAGCTGGTCGCCTCCAACGGCCTGGCGGGGTCGCACCTGCTCCCGAGCGTGCGCGGCGAGCTGCTGGCCCGGCTCGGCCGGACCGCCGAGGCGCGTGCCGAGCTGGAGCTCGCCGCCCGGCTGTGCCGCAACGTCCGCGAGCGGTCGGTGCTGCTGCGCAAGGCGGCCGCGCTGGTGTGA
- a CDS encoding YciI family protein — protein MAKYMLILRGTDESVAKMMEAPFEQMLETMGRFNDELIRAGVLVAAEGLEDPAQGVVVDFDGETPVVTDGPYGETKELFGGFYVLDVASKEEAVEWAKRLPAVAGTKCEIRRVPGIDEFPQDNEWIIRERVWRERTGQL, from the coding sequence ATGGCGAAATACATGCTGATCCTGCGAGGCACGGACGAATCCGTCGCGAAGATGATGGAGGCGCCCTTCGAGCAGATGCTCGAGACGATGGGCCGCTTCAACGACGAGTTGATCCGGGCCGGCGTGCTCGTCGCCGCCGAGGGCCTGGAGGACCCGGCCCAGGGCGTGGTGGTCGACTTCGACGGCGAGACGCCGGTGGTCACCGACGGTCCGTACGGCGAGACGAAGGAGCTGTTCGGCGGCTTCTACGTGCTCGACGTGGCTTCGAAGGAGGAGGCGGTCGAGTGGGCCAAGCGACTCCCCGCGGTCGCCGGCACGAAGTGCGAGATCCGCCGGGTGCCGGGCATCGACGAGTTCCCGCAGGACAATGAGTGGATCATCAGGGAGCGGGTGTGGCGCGAGCGGACCGGCCAGCTTTGA
- a CDS encoding protein kinase domain-containing protein, producing MADHLSDGDPTLIGSYRLHARLGGGGMGQVFLGRSPGGRLVAVKVVRPELADNADFRRRFAAEVDAARKVGGFYTAQVVDADTDAARPWLATAYIPGPSLHQAVDEHGPLPLESAAVLGAGLAEGLAAVHGCGMVHRDLKPANVILAEDGPRLIDFGIARALDATSHTQTATVLGTAAFMSPEQAMAQEVGPASDVFSLGCVLAFAATGRGPFGTGPAHAVVYRVVHAEPDLRALPAPLADLVVACLAKDPAARPGLQYVLTRLTALATPGQERWLPEALTQVITERRTTALTALHDPAAATSSPQQMPPPPEHTGQQRSPQPLLVNERRRRRGSEPKPPSTGYEIAVYVLLALFALVSVSTVAHQITVLDDAGRYYDESTFDDMRDFHEGLGAVLWAAQIVSGLGLAASCLLWFHQARVAAEQLAPGRLRYQPSMAVYGWLIPIGNLLLPKQIADDIWHASSPPGRDGTTAPAWLLHAWWALWLATLLTWPLFWIEWTTLLRTSSILRESGEILTYEFRLRTWPSLAVHALVVPTTIVTALFVRRLGTMQAARLDN from the coding sequence ATGGCCGACCACCTGAGCGACGGCGATCCGACCCTCATCGGCTCCTACCGGCTGCACGCGAGGCTCGGCGGGGGAGGAATGGGGCAGGTGTTCCTGGGCCGTTCCCCGGGCGGGCGCCTGGTGGCGGTCAAGGTGGTCCGGCCAGAACTGGCCGACAACGCCGACTTCCGGCGTCGTTTCGCCGCCGAGGTGGACGCGGCCCGTAAGGTCGGCGGCTTCTACACCGCGCAGGTCGTGGACGCCGACACCGACGCCGCCCGGCCGTGGCTGGCCACCGCCTACATCCCCGGCCCCTCCCTGCACCAGGCCGTCGACGAGCACGGGCCGCTCCCGCTGGAGTCGGCCGCGGTGCTCGGCGCGGGGCTGGCCGAAGGACTCGCCGCCGTGCACGGTTGCGGGATGGTGCACCGCGACCTCAAACCCGCCAACGTCATCCTCGCCGAGGACGGTCCCCGCCTGATCGACTTCGGCATCGCCCGCGCCCTGGACGCCACCAGCCACACCCAGACCGCCACCGTGCTGGGCACCGCGGCGTTCATGTCCCCTGAACAGGCCATGGCGCAGGAGGTCGGGCCGGCCTCGGACGTGTTCTCGCTCGGCTGTGTCCTCGCCTTCGCCGCCACCGGCCGCGGTCCGTTCGGAACAGGACCCGCCCACGCGGTCGTCTACCGCGTCGTGCACGCCGAACCCGACCTGCGCGCGCTGCCCGCCCCGCTGGCCGATCTCGTGGTCGCCTGCCTGGCCAAGGACCCCGCCGCCCGGCCCGGCCTGCAGTACGTGCTGACCCGCCTCACCGCTCTCGCGACACCCGGCCAGGAACGGTGGCTGCCGGAGGCGCTCACCCAGGTCATCACCGAACGCCGGACCACGGCACTGACCGCCCTGCACGACCCGGCCGCTGCAACCAGCAGTCCCCAGCAGATGCCGCCGCCGCCAGAGCACACTGGTCAGCAGCGTTCACCCCAGCCGTTGCTGGTCAACGAACGCCGCCGGCGCCGCGGCAGCGAACCGAAGCCCCCCTCCACCGGCTACGAGATCGCCGTGTACGTGCTGCTCGCCCTGTTCGCCCTGGTGTCGGTGTCCACGGTGGCCCACCAGATCACCGTCCTCGACGATGCCGGACGGTACTACGACGAGTCGACCTTCGACGACATGCGCGATTTCCACGAGGGGCTCGGCGCCGTCCTATGGGCGGCCCAGATCGTCTCCGGCCTGGGGCTGGCGGCCTCGTGTCTGCTCTGGTTCCACCAAGCACGCGTCGCAGCCGAACAGCTCGCGCCCGGCAGGCTGCGATACCAGCCCTCCATGGCCGTGTACGGCTGGCTCATCCCGATCGGCAACCTGCTGCTGCCCAAACAGATCGCCGACGACATCTGGCACGCCTCCAGCCCGCCCGGACGCGACGGCACGACCGCGCCGGCCTGGCTCCTGCACGCGTGGTGGGCTCTGTGGCTGGCCACGCTCCTGACCTGGCCCCTGTTCTGGATCGAATGGACCACACTTCTCAGGACAAGCTCCATACTCCGGGAGAGTGGCGAAATCCTGACGTACGAGTTCAGGCTGAGAACCTGGCCCAGCCTGGCCGTGCACGCGCTGGTCGTGCCGACAACGATCGTCACTGCCCTGTTCGTGCGGCGGCTGGGCACCATGCAGGCGGCCAGACTCGACAACTAA
- a CDS encoding DUF4259 domain-containing protein, producing MVAAQCPGGSPADPIYGPEQPIPDLPDDLRALALRALERVLADGSELKDLWDESDSSAEWLSEIEKLRAVLQSR from the coding sequence ATCGTTGCGGCGCAATGCCCTGGCGGCTCTCCCGCCGACCCGATTTATGGGCCCGAGCAGCCGATCCCCGATTTGCCGGATGACTTGCGAGCGTTGGCCTTGCGAGCCCTCGAGCGGGTTCTCGCCGACGGTTCGGAGCTGAAGGATCTGTGGGACGAGAGCGACAGCTCGGCTGAGTGGCTTTCGGAGATCGAGAAGCTTCGAGCGGTGCTTCAGAGTCGGTGA
- a CDS encoding ArsR/SmtB family transcription factor: MAGTDQLSAVFSALADPTRRAILVELAEHDATVTELTASLPISMPAVSRHLKVLERAALISRTRSGKWRGSRLQAAPLRDAADWIDRYRRFWDSSLTRLDAHLAAVQAAERATDRMADDPKVPDNQEL, from the coding sequence ATGGCCGGCACTGACCAGCTCAGCGCGGTGTTCTCAGCGCTCGCAGACCCGACTCGACGGGCAATCCTCGTCGAGCTGGCCGAACACGACGCCACCGTCACCGAGCTAACCGCCTCCCTCCCCATCTCGATGCCGGCGGTGTCGCGACACCTGAAGGTGCTCGAGCGCGCCGCGCTCATCTCGCGGACACGGTCGGGCAAGTGGCGCGGGAGCCGCCTCCAGGCCGCCCCACTGCGCGACGCGGCCGACTGGATCGATCGCTACCGGCGCTTCTGGGACTCCTCCCTCACCCGCCTCGATGCCCACCTTGCCGCGGTGCAGGCCGCCGAACGCGCAACGGACCGGATGGCCGACGACCCCAAGGTCCCCGACAACCAGGAGCTCTAA